The proteins below come from a single Parageobacillus toebii NBRC 107807 genomic window:
- a CDS encoding nucleoside triphosphate pyrophosphohydrolase produces MPVYNKLVRDRIPEIIKADGKTFTTRILDDEIYRQELRKKAYEELQEYMNAKDDETALEELADLLEIMHALAECHGSSIEHVEQIRAEKAEKRGGFKEKIFLVEVHDE; encoded by the coding sequence ATGCCTGTCTATAACAAACTCGTTCGCGATCGAATTCCAGAAATTATTAAAGCAGACGGAAAAACGTTCACAACAAGGATATTAGACGACGAAATATACCGCCAAGAGCTTCGAAAAAAAGCGTATGAAGAGCTACAAGAATATATGAATGCGAAAGATGATGAAACGGCGCTGGAAGAATTGGCCGATTTATTAGAAATTATGCATGCTCTTGCCGAATGCCACGGATCGTCGATCGAACACGTTGAACAAATTCGAGCAGAAAAAGCAGAAAAGCGAGGAGGGTTTAAAGAAAAAATTTTTTTAGTAGAGGTACATGATGAGTAA
- a CDS encoding DEAD/DEAH box helicase family protein: MSKVEFINRDLIEKIQEHIEASSTIYILTAFVMKSGVRLVKETLKKAAERGADIKICAGDYLFVTQPEALRELISIHPDIEVRLWRSRGVSFHPKAYLFENTTSGYFIVGSSNLSKSALTEGIEWNIGLDKTVDENVFAESMEEFLKLFYADETVQVNEETLKDYEKQYHDYHQRHPNLARTWAESEEVELMLPVDKAETEINERDHDVIYDPATVTYETIQPRFAQVEALERLEAAYEEGYDKAMVVMATGLGKTYLAAFFARNFQKALFIAHREEILRQAKKSFQRVMPNKTFGIYDGNVKEKKADIIFASIFTLSMKKHLEAFAKDAFDLIVIDEFHHAAARSYQRVLNYFQPKFLLGITATPDRNDNKDVYAICDGNVAYKIDFIEAVQRGWLAPFRYYGVYDDTDYSKIKWLGNRYDETELLQVQLREEMADKILKAWEKYKKTRTLVFCSSIKQADFLSEYFRKRNYRTVSLHSQQTDIPRDQAIAMLEKGELDAIFTVDLFNEGVDIPSVDTLLFVRPTESLTVFTQQVGRGLRLHEGKDYCVIIDLIGNYRNADVKLKLFDTERNAEKNGKREKVIPAVPDNCSLHLDIQAINLLEEMRKKRQPRREKLLWDYKHLKRELGHRPTYLQLHLHGSSEAAEYKSEFKSYVGFLYWADELSEKEKEVFLKYESWLVEAERTPMAKSYKMVVLLAMLNRGPSRWHLPITPKEAAPFFHQYLMEKEYRKRIDFSDKKTKQLWIYDEEKVSKLIAEMPMTKWSGSSNGLLSFENGVFSLSFSIAKEDEEILYQWTKEICEYRLHVYFERKENKK, translated from the coding sequence ATGAGTAAGGTGGAATTCATCAATCGCGACTTGATTGAAAAGATACAAGAACATATAGAAGCATCATCAACCATATACATATTGACAGCGTTTGTGATGAAATCTGGTGTCCGATTGGTAAAGGAAACGCTAAAAAAGGCTGCGGAGCGGGGAGCGGATATTAAAATTTGCGCTGGCGATTATCTCTTTGTCACCCAGCCGGAAGCGCTTCGTGAGCTGATCTCTATTCATCCGGACATCGAAGTACGCTTATGGCGAAGCAGGGGAGTATCTTTTCACCCAAAAGCATATTTATTTGAAAATACAACGAGCGGCTATTTTATTGTCGGCTCATCCAACTTATCGAAATCGGCGCTGACAGAGGGAATCGAATGGAACATCGGGCTGGATAAAACTGTCGATGAAAACGTATTTGCAGAGTCAATGGAAGAGTTTTTGAAGCTGTTTTACGCTGATGAAACAGTACAAGTGAACGAAGAGACATTAAAGGACTATGAAAAGCAGTATCATGACTATCACCAACGGCATCCGAATCTTGCGCGAACGTGGGCGGAATCGGAAGAAGTTGAATTAATGCTTCCAGTGGATAAAGCGGAGACGGAAATCAATGAACGTGATCATGACGTAATTTACGATCCAGCAACGGTCACATACGAAACGATTCAGCCGCGCTTTGCCCAAGTGGAAGCGCTCGAGCGGCTGGAAGCGGCTTACGAAGAAGGCTACGACAAGGCGATGGTTGTCATGGCGACAGGACTTGGGAAAACGTATTTAGCCGCATTTTTTGCCCGCAATTTTCAAAAAGCGCTGTTTATCGCACATCGTGAAGAAATTCTTCGTCAGGCGAAAAAATCGTTTCAACGCGTCATGCCTAACAAAACGTTTGGCATTTATGACGGAAACGTGAAAGAAAAAAAAGCTGATATAATCTTTGCTTCGATTTTTACGTTAAGCATGAAAAAACATTTAGAAGCATTCGCCAAAGATGCCTTTGACTTGATTGTGATTGACGAATTTCATCATGCTGCCGCTCGTTCGTATCAGCGAGTACTGAATTATTTTCAGCCAAAATTTTTACTTGGGATTACGGCAACGCCAGATCGCAACGATAATAAAGATGTATATGCCATTTGCGATGGCAACGTGGCGTACAAAATTGATTTTATCGAAGCGGTGCAGCGGGGATGGCTTGCTCCTTTCCGCTATTACGGTGTTTACGACGATACGGATTATTCCAAGATCAAATGGCTTGGCAACCGCTATGATGAAACAGAACTGCTTCAAGTGCAGCTAAGAGAAGAAATGGCGGACAAGATTTTAAAAGCATGGGAGAAATATAAGAAAACAAGAACGCTTGTATTTTGTTCATCGATCAAACAAGCCGACTTTTTATCCGAATATTTTCGAAAACGAAATTATCGAACGGTCAGCCTTCACTCCCAGCAGACAGACATTCCGCGCGATCAAGCTATCGCGATGCTGGAAAAAGGGGAATTAGATGCTATTTTCACGGTGGACTTATTTAATGAAGGCGTTGATATTCCATCAGTGGATACATTGCTGTTTGTCCGGCCGACAGAATCGCTCACCGTGTTCACCCAGCAAGTCGGCCGCGGACTTCGGTTGCATGAAGGAAAGGATTATTGCGTCATAATCGATTTAATCGGGAATTATCGCAACGCTGATGTGAAGCTGAAATTGTTTGATACAGAGCGCAATGCGGAGAAAAATGGAAAAAGAGAAAAGGTGATACCGGCCGTTCCCGACAATTGCTCGCTTCATTTAGATATACAGGCTATTAACTTATTAGAAGAAATGAGAAAAAAACGCCAGCCGCGTCGTGAAAAGCTATTATGGGACTATAAGCATCTGAAACGGGAGTTAGGCCATCGTCCTACGTATCTCCAGCTTCATTTGCATGGAAGCAGCGAAGCGGCGGAATACAAGTCGGAATTTAAATCATATGTAGGCTTTTTATACTGGGCCGACGAATTATCGGAGAAAGAGAAGGAAGTTTTTTTAAAGTACGAATCGTGGCTAGTCGAGGCTGAGCGAACACCTATGGCTAAGAGCTATAAAATGGTCGTGTTGCTCGCGATGTTAAACCGCGGCCCTTCAAGGTGGCACTTGCCGATTACGCCAAAAGAAGCAGCGCCGTTTTTTCATCAATATTTAATGGAAAAAGAATATCGGAAACGAATCGACTTTTCAGATAAGAAAACAAAACAGCTATGGATTTATGATGAAGAAAAAGTAAGCAAACTGATTGCTGAAATGCCGATGACGAAATGGAGCGGAAGCTCGAACGGTCTCCTTTCCTTTGAAAACGGCGTCTTTTCTCTTAGTTTTTCGATTGCAAAAGAAGATGAAGAGATTTTGTATCAATGGACGAAAGAGATTTGCGAGTATCGGTTGCATGTGTATTTTGAAAGGAAAGAAAATAAAAAATAG
- a CDS encoding sigma-70 family RNA polymerase sigma factor, translated as MEKSKKFFTKKASQCFEVKNKDDYVYYRWDIDTSNEINNEKMINSMGLENEENFRIDDADFNINEFLEKNVFRENYKYKDNIDLLNKLNNDNNKEVLVDVIEKNMGLVRKIAGYYQKYMHHKLDEEDILIEGILGLIRAANRFNSNRGTQFSTYAVWWIRQSILRAIINEGFTIRIPVHAFEQIRKVINAENESYRLFQKIDVDWVCRHVGITKEKYHELKLIDSRFIQMRSLYSLVSDNDDESQLINFIPNEIEHVYDLKIEELQDPFELVHRMEIREKIMEALDKLKEREREVIIERFGLRDGQPKTLEEIGKKVGVTRERIRQIETKAIAKLRKYLKQFQLEDIY; from the coding sequence ATGGAAAAATCTAAAAAATTCTTCACAAAAAAAGCTTCGCAATGCTTCGAGGTTAAGAATAAGGATGATTACGTATACTATCGATGGGATATTGATACTAGTAATGAGATTAACAATGAAAAGATGATCAATAGTATGGGATTAGAAAATGAAGAAAATTTTAGAATAGATGATGCTGATTTTAATATAAATGAATTTCTTGAAAAAAACGTTTTTCGAGAAAATTATAAGTATAAAGATAACATAGATTTATTGAATAAACTTAATAACGATAATAATAAAGAAGTTCTAGTTGATGTTATAGAAAAAAACATGGGTTTAGTTAGGAAGATTGCGGGTTATTATCAAAAATACATGCATCACAAATTGGATGAGGAAGACATTCTAATTGAAGGTATTCTTGGCCTTATCAGAGCTGCTAACCGTTTTAATTCAAATCGGGGAACGCAATTCTCTACTTATGCTGTATGGTGGATTCGCCAATCTATATTACGCGCTATTATAAATGAAGGATTTACGATTCGTATTCCAGTTCATGCTTTTGAACAAATTCGGAAAGTTATAAATGCAGAAAATGAGTCATACAGGTTATTTCAAAAAATTGACGTAGACTGGGTTTGCAGACATGTAGGTATAACTAAAGAAAAATATCATGAATTGAAGCTTATTGATAGTCGCTTTATTCAAATGAGGTCTCTTTATTCTCTTGTTTCTGATAATGACGACGAAAGCCAATTAATTAATTTTATACCAAATGAAATAGAACATGTATATGATCTCAAAATAGAAGAGTTACAAGATCCCTTTGAACTAGTTCATCGTATGGAAATTCGCGAAAAAATTATGGAAGCACTAGATAAACTAAAAGAAAGAGAAAGGGAAGTTATTATAGAAAGATTTGGTTTAAGAGATGGACAGCCTAAAACTTTAGAGGAAATAGGGAAAAAAGTGGGGGTTACAAGAGAAAGAATACGTCAAATCGAAACAAAGGCAATTGCAAAGCTCCGAAAATATCTAAAACAATTTCAACTTGAAGATATTTATTAG